GTACACGGGGAGACGTTCGATCTGATCCTGGCCAACCCGCCGTACGTGCCGGCGCCGGACGGTCATCGCAGGCCGCCGCGGGGCGCGGCGCGGGCCTGGGACGCGGGCGGCGACGGACGGATGGTCGTCGACCGCATCTGCCGGGAGGCGCCCGGTCTGCTGCGGCCGGGTGGGGTGCTGCTGCTCGTGCAGTCGGCGCTCAGCGGGCCGGACCTGACGATCGGGCGGTTGCGCGAGGCCGGCCTGAAGGCCGCGGTGACCCGTCGGCGCCGGATCGCGCTCGGGCCCGTGCTGCGCGGCCGGGAACGCTGGCTGCGGGAGCGGGGGCTGCTGCCCGCCGCCGACGACAAGGAAGAGCTGGTGGTCGTCCGTGCCGAACTCCCCGTCTGACCGTCCTGCCGCGCCGCGCCGCGTCACCGTCCAGCGCAAGGGCCCGCTGCTGATGGAGGGCCCTGTGG
The Streptomyces tuirus genome window above contains:
- a CDS encoding HemK2/MTQ2 family protein methyltransferase, encoding MIALVPPGVYAPQEDTELLAGALFDEPLPPGADVLDVGTGSGALALEAARRGSRVTAVDVSRRAVWAARLNARLAGLPVHIRHGNLFEPVHGETFDLILANPPYVPAPDGHRRPPRGAARAWDAGGDGRMVVDRICREAPGLLRPGGVLLLVQSALSGPDLTIGRLREAGLKAAVTRRRRIALGPVLRGRERWLRERGLLPAADDKEELVVVRAELPV